In one Nocardioides luteus genomic region, the following are encoded:
- a CDS encoding FAD-linked oxidase C-terminal domain-containing protein has translation MGLTPLETLIRRARALLPEDGVITDHARLRTYECDGLAHYRVTPALVVIPETAEQLAAIVRCCAELQIPYVARGSGTGLSGGSLPHAEGVLVVTSRLRAIKEVRREDQRAVVEPGVINLDVTRAATPEGYYYAPDPSSQQVCSIGGNVAENSGGAHCLKYGFTTNHVLAAEFVAADGDRVRLGGDAPDSPGYDLLGAVVGSEGTLGIVTEVTVRLVRLPEKVVTLLVGFDSTDRAGAAVSAIIAAGIVPAAIEMMDALAIEAAEAAVHCNYPDGAGAVLVIELDGPAAEVDAEYADVVRFCEETGAFEIRTAKTAEERFLIWKGRKSAFAAVGRISPDYIVQDGVIPRTALPEVLRAIAELSERSGVRVANVFHAGDGNLHPLVLFDDAVPGAGDAAEEVSRGILDLCLQHGGSITGEHGVGADKAGHMPKMYAADDLDTMQLVRCAFDPDRISNPGKIFPTPRLCGERPGRRQGAHPLQQAGVAEVF, from the coding sequence ATGGGCCTGACACCTCTGGAGACTCTGATCCGGCGGGCGCGGGCGCTCCTCCCCGAGGACGGCGTGATCACCGACCACGCCAGGCTGCGGACGTACGAGTGCGACGGGCTGGCCCACTACCGGGTCACCCCGGCGCTCGTGGTGATCCCGGAGACCGCCGAGCAGCTCGCCGCGATCGTCCGGTGCTGTGCCGAGCTGCAGATCCCGTACGTCGCCCGCGGCTCCGGCACGGGGCTCTCCGGCGGCAGCCTGCCGCACGCCGAGGGTGTCTTGGTGGTCACCTCGCGGCTGCGGGCCATCAAGGAGGTCCGGCGCGAGGACCAGCGCGCCGTCGTCGAGCCCGGCGTCATCAACCTCGACGTCACCCGGGCGGCGACCCCGGAGGGCTACTACTACGCGCCGGACCCCTCCAGCCAGCAGGTCTGCTCGATCGGCGGCAACGTCGCCGAGAACTCCGGCGGTGCCCACTGCCTCAAGTACGGCTTCACGACCAACCACGTGCTCGCCGCCGAGTTCGTGGCCGCCGACGGCGACCGCGTACGCCTCGGCGGGGATGCTCCCGACAGTCCCGGCTACGACCTGCTCGGCGCCGTCGTCGGCTCGGAGGGCACCCTCGGGATCGTCACCGAGGTGACGGTGCGGTTGGTGCGCCTGCCGGAGAAGGTGGTCACTCTGCTGGTGGGCTTCGACTCCACCGACCGGGCCGGTGCCGCGGTGTCCGCGATCATCGCGGCCGGCATCGTGCCGGCGGCGATCGAGATGATGGACGCGCTCGCGATCGAGGCCGCCGAGGCCGCGGTGCACTGCAACTATCCCGACGGCGCGGGCGCGGTGCTGGTCATCGAGCTGGACGGTCCGGCCGCCGAGGTGGACGCGGAGTACGCCGACGTGGTCCGGTTCTGCGAGGAGACCGGCGCTTTCGAGATCCGCACCGCGAAGACCGCCGAGGAGCGGTTCCTGATCTGGAAGGGTCGCAAGTCCGCCTTCGCCGCCGTCGGCCGGATCAGCCCCGACTACATCGTGCAGGACGGCGTCATCCCGCGGACCGCCCTGCCCGAGGTGCTGCGGGCGATCGCGGAGCTCTCCGAGCGCTCCGGCGTACGCGTCGCCAACGTCTTCCATGCAGGCGACGGCAACCTGCATCCGCTGGTGCTCTTCGACGACGCCGTCCCCGGCGCCGGGGACGCCGCCGAGGAGGTCAGCCGCGGGATCCTCGACCTCTGCCTGCAGCACGGCGGCTCGATCACCGGCGAGCACGGCGTCGGCGCCGACAAGGCGGGCCACATGCCGAAGATGTACGCCGCTGACGACCTCGACACCATGCAGCTCGTCCGGTGCGCCTTCGACCCGGACCGGATCTCCAACCCGGGCAAGATCTTCCCGACCCCACGCCTGTGCGGAGAGCGCCCGGGCCGGCGTCAGGGCGCGCACCCGCTGCAGCAGGCCGGCGTCGCGGAGGTCTTCTGA